A stretch of Paenibacillus peoriae DNA encodes these proteins:
- a CDS encoding L-ribulose-5-phosphate 4-epimerase has translation MLEQLKEEVFQANLDLPKHGLVKYTWGNVSAVDRERGLFVIKPSGVSYDTMKPSDMVVVDFDGNVVEGEMRPSSDTPTHAVLYKHYAEIGGIVHTHSTWATIWAQAGLDVPVMGTTHADTFYGSVPCARFLTQEEIDRGYEAETGRVIIETFEQRGLDILAVPGVLLKGHAPFTWGKDAKSAVMNSVVLEEVSKMNLFARELNHFAEELPQRILDKHYLRKHGKDAYYGQK, from the coding sequence GTGTTAGAGCAGCTGAAAGAAGAAGTATTTCAAGCCAATCTGGATTTGCCTAAACATGGACTCGTGAAATACACCTGGGGTAACGTAAGCGCTGTTGATCGTGAGCGTGGCTTATTCGTTATCAAACCGAGTGGTGTTAGTTATGACACGATGAAACCTAGCGATATGGTGGTTGTTGATTTTGACGGCAATGTTGTTGAAGGAGAGATGAGACCTTCATCGGATACACCGACTCATGCCGTACTTTACAAGCACTACGCAGAGATCGGCGGTATTGTGCATACGCATTCGACTTGGGCGACGATTTGGGCTCAGGCAGGCCTGGATGTACCTGTAATGGGGACTACTCATGCAGACACCTTCTATGGTTCTGTTCCCTGTGCTCGTTTCTTGACACAAGAGGAGATTGATCGTGGCTACGAAGCCGAAACCGGCCGTGTCATCATCGAAACTTTTGAGCAGCGCGGGCTGGATATTTTAGCAGTGCCAGGTGTCCTGCTTAAGGGTCATGCTCCCTTCACTTGGGGTAAGGATGCGAAATCTGCAGTCATGAATAGCGTCGTATTGGAAGAAGTTTCGAAAATGAATTTATTCGCACGGGAATTGAATCATTTTGCCGAAGAATTGCCGCAGCGGATTCTAGATAAACACTATTTGCGCAAACATGGGAAAGACGCCTACTACGGGCAAAAGTAA